One window of Biomphalaria glabrata chromosome 6, xgBioGlab47.1, whole genome shotgun sequence genomic DNA carries:
- the LOC106068025 gene encoding uncharacterized protein LOC106068025 has product MAGNISRSLETTDSILSDEQYTITEGTLCLVRGTLACLGVAANIVNVKTFMAMGLKDAMTICFLSLSLSDLGYLLTVICRAASFAFMTAESLSQFCVWFPVEPYGVYIYFGHAGRIPYIMSNITTTFLAVVRCLCVAKPLLFKNMFGKRITLIVLTVSVTFSVVSYLPVLVYMGMTSQNVPGSNVTRPTLWISPKREEVKDVVWAMRDAFVPFASQVIILICLLVLTSRLRSAYIFRQKLTIRALVPERPKSTDRLESGSGVPCTEIKGLGGKDLQVVQQVVLISVVYVFCNTPTILVNFAGVIEPQFSIEKLYKNLYLTVTGVKHLCQTINASFNIFIYSRYNSKYRKTLLSN; this is encoded by the coding sequence ATGGCAGGAAACATAAGTAGATCATTGGAAACAACAGACAGCATTCTGTCAGATGAACAATACACTATAACAGAGGGAACACTTTGTTTAGTCCGCGGTACTCTGGCCTGCCTGGGCGTGGCAGCAAATATTGTTAACGTCAAAACATTTATGGCCATGGGGCTCAAGGATGCTATGACCATCTGCTTCTTATCCCTGTCGTTGTCGGACCTGGGCTATCTCCTGACCGTCATCTGCAGGGCAGCCTCCTTCGCTTTCATGACTGCCGAATCGTTGTCGCAGTTCTGTGTTTGGTTTCCAGTTGAGCCGTACGGAGTGTACATCTACTTCGGGCACGCTGGGAGGATACCGTACATCATGTCCAATATTACCACAACGTTTCTTGCCGTGGTCAGGTGTCTGTGTGTGGCCAAACCTTTGCTCTTTAAAAACATGTTCGGAAAAAGGATAACTCTGATTGTCTTGACCGTCTCGGTAACATTCTCTGTAGTGAGTTACCTTCCCGTGCTCGTTTACATGGGCATGACATCTCAGAATGTTCCCGGAAGTAACGTCACAAGGCCTACGCTGTGGATATCCCCCAAGAGAGAAGAGGTCAAAGATGTGGTGTGGGCCATGCGGGACGCTTTCGTTCCTTTCGCGTCACAGGTCATTATTTTGATCTGTCTTCTTGTTCTGACATCCAGACTCAGGTCAGCGTACATCTTTCGACAGAAGCTCACCATTCGCGCCTTGGTTCCTGAACGTCCTAAATCAACAGATAGGCTGGAAAGCGGAAGTGGGGTTCCTTGCACAGAGATCAAAGGTCTAGGAGGTAAGGATCTCCAGGTTGTCCAGCAGGTGGTGCTCATTTCTGTGGTCTACGTCTTCTGTAACACACCCACCATATTGGTCAATTTTGCAGGTGTGATAGAGCCGCAGTTCTCCATAGAGAAGCTATACAAGAACCTGTACCTGACGGTGACTGGCGTCAAACACCTATGTCAGACAATCAATGCCAGTTTTAACATCTTTATCTACAGCAGGTATAATTCTAAGTATAGAAAGACGCTTCTGTCAAACTAA